A single window of Rhipicephalus microplus isolate Deutch F79 chromosome 5, USDA_Rmic, whole genome shotgun sequence DNA harbors:
- the vvl gene encoding ventral veins lacking produces MAAASNPYIGTSAVSSLTSVHLPPSQAMQVAASQPTAGYGREPPEMKYMPPQPHHQGGPNGLSSHHHHQWVSLQTDASMWSMAPASMADIKPAQAAELGHHHPLSGSHHARSAQHMGSWHHAVSPHMGAMGGMHPQHHQHHHHPYGGMNGMLGGAAHPAMREVPHADQVPPHPHMHGQHDPRALDHHHRHPSESGEEEAPSSDDLEQFAKQFKQRRIKLGFTQADVGLALGTLYGNVFSQTTICRFEALQLSFKNMCKLKPLLAKWLEEADSTTGSPTSIDKIAAQGRKRKKRTSIEVSVKGALESHFHKQPKPSAQEIASLADSLQLEKEVVRVWFCNRRQKEKRMTPPINQPQAGAPGGGPPTPDMMMCHGGSPGDMHHHSPPAMMQSPPPPPPPPHSALHPGQSLAAH; encoded by the coding sequence ATGGCAGCAGCGTCGAACCCGTACATCGGCACGTCGGCAGTGTCCAGCCTGACGTCGGTGCACCTGCCGCCGAGCCAGGCTATGCAGGTGGCGGCATCGCAGCCGACGGCGGGCTACGGCCGTGAACCGCCCGAGATGAAGTACATGCCACCGCAGCCGCACCACCAGGGAGGACCGAACGGTCTGTCGAGCCACCACCATCACCAGTGGGTGTCCCTGCAGACGGACGCCTCCATGTGGTCCATGGCGCCGGCCAGCATGGCCGACATCAAGCCCGCGCAGGCGGCCGAGCTGGGCCACCACCACCCGCTGAGCGGGAGCCACCACGCGCGCAGCGCGCAGCACATGGGCTCGTGGCACCACGCCGTGTCACCGCACATGGGAGCCATGGGCGGCATGCACCCGCAGCaccaccagcaccaccaccacccgTACGGCGGCATGAACGGCATGCTGGGCGGCGCGGCCCACCCGGCCATGCGAGAAGTCCCTCACGCCGACCAGGTGCCCCCCCACCCGCACATGCACGGGCAGCACGACCCGCGCGCGCTGGACCACCACCACCGGCACCCCAGCGAAagcggagaggaggaggcgccTAGTTCGGACGATCTGGAACAGTTCGCCAAGCAGTTCAAGCAGCGTCGCATCAAGCTCGGCTTTACACAAGCCGACGTCGGGCTGGCGCTCGGCACGCTGTACGGGAATGTATTCAGCCAGACGACCATCTGCCGATTCGAGGCGCTGCAGCTGAGCTTCAAGAACATGTGCAAGTTGAAGCCGCTGCTGGCCAAGTGGCTCGAGGAGGCCGACTCGACCACCGGTTCGCCCACCTCCATCGACAAGATCGCCGCGCAGGGACGCAAGCGCAAGAAGCGCACCAGCATCGAGGTGTCGGTGAAGGGCGCCCTCGAGTCGCACTTCCACAAGCAGCCCAAGCCGTCCGCCCAGGAGATCGCCTCCCTGGCCGACAGCCTGCAGTTGGAGAAGGAAGTGGTCCGCGTCTGGTTCTGCAACCGGCGGCAGAAGGAGAAGCGGATGACGCCGCCCATCAACCAGCCGCAGGCTGGGGCACCCGGCGGCGGACCCCCGACGCCGGACATGATGATGTGCCACGGCGGATCGCCCGGAGACATGCACCACCACTCGCCGCCGGCCATGATGCAGTCGCCGCCGCCTCCACCCCCGCCCCCGCACTCCGCGCTGCACCCGGGCCAGTCCCTGGCGGCCCACTGA